taaaaataaaatactaaatactATTGTATTTAGTACtaggaaaaattaaaagtatttgtaattagataataaataaaatactaagtaCTTCGGTATGTCGTATTTAGTACTtgttaaaaatactaattacttgcatatttttactctacaaaaaaaaattattatatatcaaagtatttattacttaattagtacttaaaatataaatgtactTAAGTATGCCCATCACTGGTATAAAGAAACTCTAAAACGCAGTAAAGATAAAATTGGCGAATTAGAACAGGATAGATTTACCCTCGAGCGTGATTTCGAGTCTGCACACAATtcaaatcatgaaaaaataaaatcacttgAAGAAAGTTCGGCTCGCAAGACCAACAAAGTCATTGATCTGcatctaattaaaaaaaactaacgtagtaaaaaaaaatcaataactacaataataaaacaatgaatgattaaattttattgacgtaaattttatttttgcacatcttaataatataattatatttattattaatacacaTTAGTCTACTAATTAACATAATTTagtagaataaataattcccgAACCTTTTTCgctagaaattatttaaatatccgTGAATACACACAAAGGCAAGCTACtgattaattcaataatttattgaagaaagaaaataaaaataaaaacaccaatgatttaaagtttcatgaattaaataaaatccattagGCTTTCAAAACATGAAGAACAATTTGCTAATattggaatttatttttactcatcgctaattaaaaagaagagtaagagatgaataaaaaattataagttttgcTTGAACATCCACGAGGAATGATAACTTTAcgcagtatttttttttttatttttaaaatgttcattttttttttagtagaattttttttcttttcattttatttacctGTGAAATCCTATTGAGAAATAAATTCCCAGTGAacatttaattgtaatatagttaagtgtaatatataattatatatatttttttaatgatttccGTAGACGTTCTCGTCGCTGTATGCTATGTAAAGAAAGCAATCCTCTTCATGATGttcctgttaaaaaaaaaaatgaagaataaattattcaaatatttaaatgtcagcttaaatttgaatatttgataataaaatcggGGAGAGaccgcgtaaaaaaaaataatttttcgtaaaatatttttagatctgattgtaagtaaaaataatgcggattaaatttttttttatatttaaatattttttgaggtcgaaaaataaaatattgggTAACTAGATCACGGAGGTGGAAACTTATGCGAGGATTTgctgacatatttttttcagtgttcatttaaaataaaaatatgaaaatattgcAGCTGAGTATTGGAAATTTATGAGCATAGAAAAtgtgattgtaaaaattttttacttgaatttattttggTGGCTCGGTCATGAACTTGATAAATTTCTAAAGCTcagtttatattaaaaattttgataaatatgtatgtcAGTAAATAAGAGTcatatattatagttatttagagactggtaatttttttaggggacttagatttaaaaatagacacgaaaatttgattttcagaattttttccaaGGCTATTTTACTGTAACAATTTaatgcatatatttataattttgtatatatatttttatttaacagtaaaattaaatttactctagacaatgaattttttcattcaaattttaagttttaaatctaaaaatttatcattttaattaatcattgaaaataaatttgaaagaaaaatttatcgactttttttatataaaaaaaaaaaaaaaatttgaactcgAGGAACTCGAAAATATCATGGGTGATTGTAAAAAGAAtttagacatttaaaaaatggtactgaagttttgaatttttaaaaaaattatcaattgtaaaaaaaaaaaaatattttgaaaaattgcacctatagattttttaattttctacatgtgcatttttttagtttttttttattagcaattgatttgttgaaaggaaaatccaaaaattgtaaattgtctgctaactttgagatcatatttaaaaatgcgaTTGCGCTGTCAAAAATATtgagtttaaattttcaaaaaaatttttaaatctacaaaattgtcaaaaaattattaagttatttttcgcAGAcctagtaaatatttattataatcaatttgtttaaaaattttgaaaataaaaatccaaaaattttctttatcttaaaaatatatgaaacaataatataaatatttataatcagacaatcaataaataacaattacaaCCCTGATAAAAATctgtttattatataaatatcgtcattttaatttgctattaatgaataattaaatatttatctggtgaaaataaaaaaatatgcgtgaagataaaaataaaattaaaaaaaaatgatactgaagtcaactgacgtctaataatttttcatttttttaaaaacaataaatttttttccatgcgcacatgttgtttttttttctcatcattaatttgttaaaaaaaaaaaactaaaaatatgcacatgtagaaaatttaaaaaactacaggtgcatttttttcaaatatttttttctttagtttgtcgtgtaaaaaaaaaattcaaaaattattagacgtctgctaactacgatcctgaagtcggcagacaattaaaaatttttgaatttctttttttgaacaattaaatttgaagaaaaaaaaaaccttaaaatatgcacatgtaaaaaatttaaaaaactacaggtgcaattttttcacatatttttttttttacagtttgttgtttaaaaaaaaattcaaaaattattagacgtctgtgtgcatgtagaaaataaaaaaaggcgcaatttttaaaataattttaaaaaagtgacaGTAATAAATTACCTGATAAAGTGAACCCATTGTAGCACTGGTGGGTGGAATTATGTTattgacaaagaaaaaaagtgcATCTTCAGGACGTAAGTGAATGCGTTTGCGgatcaaaaagtaaaattgacCAACAGTCAAATCTGACGGCACTAAATATTTCTGCTTGTCAAGGTCACTGATTTTAGCCTTTGGTGCCTTTTCCACAATCaccttaaaaaaatcaataaattaataaaataaaactaaacacTTTACAAactgtcattaaaaaaaaaatgtatttttagaaaatcaataaattaaatgacaataaactttattacaagtgcgtaaaaaataaataagaccCTGAGTGTATTTGTAATGacaaacatatacatatacatatatataagtatgtcGTCATCAGTATGTAGGTGTGgatacaaaaattgttaaatcatattatatatatttatacttttttttatacttttacaCTGGAGCAAAATGACAGCcatttaaatgtcaaaaaataatttaattaattaattaattagtaaataatgAACTTACTGGAACACGATCAGGATATTTCCTACGAATTTTTTCACCTTCAGCCTTTCTCTTTTCAAAGGGATGTTCCTCTTTGTACTGAAATTTCATgataacgaaaaataaatttaaattatcctgaataataacaaaaaatccgCGTCGTCTTTTGTTAacgttaattaatttcaaaaattcgaattattaatgaactttttttttattattatttatttattgataaaaataaaacttaaatgaTTGTGACGTTTAAATTTAGTTAACTTGTTTTTGTGTACTGAGTAAATGCGCAAGAAATTGTAATGAAATGACGAATTGCAGCTGGGGGTAAAGAGATGGAGGATgaattgtctttttttttttattaaactccATCGATTGGTCTGTCGAAATTTacatcagattttttttttattggctaCTGCGGTTAGAAAACTCCCGCCATTGGCTCTTCTGTTCAAACGGGTTTCCAATTGGCTCCGAGGTAAACTCGCGCATTCATTGGTtgtctttttaaaataatatttttacgtaaattgttattttaattaccgaaattaattataaataataataattactgataaaagtaattaactgcagatttttaaattctgaggattttaaaaaatttgaaatttaaatttcccgcggaACTTTGAATTGCGCCATCtgtcttggattttaaatAGGATTAAATGGTTATGTTACTTGATTGTTAAAGATCAAGAAaaccaaaatatatataagttttgcaaaataaaaatataagatttgataaattaaaagacgggtaattaattgaattaataatgagTTCGTCATCCTGGTTTCTTTCACCCAATGGCCGTAAATTTGCTAAAGGTGCTGCGGTTGTTGTATCATGTGGATTATTTTCTGCACAATTTTTTCcacatactattttattagaacattattataaattagtaGCAATGCGTAggtaagttaataaatttttgaatatcctagtcgtgataatttttaaattctaaatatcctagtcttgataattttaaatttttaaatatcctagtcttaataatttttgaattctaaaTATCCTagtcttgataattttaaaattttaaatatcctagtcttgacaattttaaaattttaaatatcctagtcttgacaattttaaaattctaaatatcctagtcttgataattttaaatttttaaatatcctagtcttgacaattttaaaatttttaaatcgcactagataattttatgatactgaagttagcagacgtctaataatttttggatttttttttagacgataaaaaatttttaaaaaaatatttgaaaaaattgcacctgtagttttaaaaattttctacatgtgcatatttttatattatttttttgcagttgATTTATTGcaaaacgaaaattcaaaaatttttaaatgtctgctaacttcaggatcatataattttaagtaaaatttgaatattttatttttgaattttttttagaaccgatcacttacaaaaaaaaaaaatttttgaaaaattgcacctgtagttttttgaattttctacatgtgcatatttttagttttttttttttattgattttttgataaaaaatatgagtgtgaGTGCAGAaggtatgaaaaaaattttaaattataaataaacaaactacacaatttaaaaaatccaataaaaaaaaatgcacactgatttttaaattctgtaaatatgtatttttatatttttattccatatacattttcttcattttcaaaattataacagTCGGATGTCTAGTAAAttcacacaaaaaaatatccagAAGTTTCTGATTGTTTTTTCACTccaggatcataaattttattttccaaacaGATTAGATGAACCAGTACCTCTGACATCGCACCTTCAGAAGCTTTGGAACCAAGTACTGGATGATTTGGATGTCAGTCCGTTCCACAGAACAATCCTGCGTCCATTCATGGTCTTCGGATACGAGCCCTGGCATGCTGGGAGTCTGAGGTCCAGATTTGGAGCAATGATCGGTATACCAACGAATTTTGTATACGACAACGTATCATCAATAGACAAGGACGCCATCGTTGTCAACAATGAGCCAGTAGAATGGTTCCGTCCTGACGCAAAGCAGCTTCTTGAGTCATTGGTCCTTTCAGATGACGCTAAGAAGTACGCGATCGGCAGGGAAATAATTATGACCGACAATAAGTTTATTTACACCGAAGCGATAGCAGTCACTGGAATAGCAGCTGCTTATTACGCGTCGACTTTCAAGGCCAATGAGATCCTGGGTCTGCTAAAAAAACCTCGGTCCCTaagattttttgtgtactCTGTTATCGGCGCTTTCTACTGGGGCCTCTGGGCCATGCAAAGAGACGTGCTGACGCGACACTTCGAGTACGTTTCCGATAAAAAACTTTCTGAATTAAACGAAAATTATGTTAAGGGTGGACTGGAATTCTACAGCAAAACGTTGCAACGTAACATGGCCCTGAGAAGTTTACTCGGTGATAAAGGTAACAAAGTTTACACTCTCAAGGGCAATGAAAGCTCGTTTTTCCGAGAGAAACATATACCGAACACTcagagaaaatatttctttgagGACCTTTGTAAAAAACTTGAATCAAATGTTGAGAAtctttagatttatttaatttcttttttttatacaaacttgtaaatattttgttagaattaaaaataaaaataaaattgtattaatcAATAGaaagtatatattaatatttgtttttaataataattaaaattacaaaaaaaatctacaattataaagatttattaatttaattgcactctatattacatttatttttgctAATTATGACGTAAGTCCCAGCGAGCCCaactgaaagtaaaaaatagaatttttaattgatgattATTAGTATAGAACACATCtagggaggaaagtaggacattccgAGCCTCAATTGCCTACCCGaggtgtgaaaaatttttttacctgaaagtttaaattctttCCTCTGTGGGAAGCAGTGATGGGCATACTTAAGTACATTTGTATTTTAAGTActaattaagtaataaatactttgatatataataatttttttttgtagagtaaaaatatgaaagtaaTTAGTATTTTGAACAAGTACTAAATACGACATACCGAAGtacttagtattttatttattatctaattacaaatacttttcatttttcctAGTACTAAATACAATagtatttagtattttatttttaaactaaataagAATACTTTTGTACTCATAGAACGGTTCAAGTACTAAGTACATTTGTACTGAGATTAAGAGTTGCATTTAAGTACTAGATCATTGGTAtttctaacaaaaaataattaaaaactcccAGAGTATTTTTTAGATTGACTATAGAAGTTGagccaataataaattaaaacgatTAAACCTTTTAACTCTACaacaactttttattttaaattttatgtcaatagaaaaaagttttttttttttttttaagaacccgtaaagaaatgatgttataaaatttaatataataatttttgctcgggtatataaaaatgattgattaGATTACTGGTTGAAGCTGAAACATAAACTGTACGCGTGCACTTATTTGAACTAAACAGTATAAATTtgacaataatatattaatatcatctaatgaataaatttgactATTAAAATCTTAGGAGTGCAATAGtatattcaaaaatgataattttaagtcTCAATCGTCGTATGTAAAGTTCTGGTAGTGATAgaataagtattaaaaatttttttttaatagatactGTGACAATTATAAGttgtaattacaattatgctTAGTACttatatcaaatttaagtaaaaagtacTACAACAAGTACAATGTATTTAGTATAgataaatcgtaaaaaatacTAAGTTACAAACTATTTAGTACTTTGTCTGTTTTAGACACGtcccaataattaatttgggtttcaagtcaaattttacttaaatactcagtatttattaaatcctATTTTGCCCATCCCTGAAACGTAAAGtagaaatttacgatgagcgaactttcaaaattgatattaagagctcccgtttccacaggcttcttttttcataactaggaagatatttcactgcgggttttgaaaaaaaaaaaaatagtcgatttttttgaaccggtctagtctttactcagctacaactctactcaccaaaaattgatattttccCGATAGGCTAAAATAAGTAcgtgagtagagttgtagctgAGTAAAGACATAACTGAGTAGAATTGAGGCCGAGTAAATTTGTGAGTGAGTAGTTGCAGCTTCTGCCTTGGAGTAGAGATCTTATGAGTAGAATTGTAACTGCCCAtttgttttctcataaaagaaaagaaattctTCCCGCtaacagggcaggaatttaaacttccGCAggtatgatgaaaaaataaataataattcaaaatacttACTAGTGTTAATTTATCTTTCTCTTTTTCGAGAACCTTATGCGTTTGTTCCTGATCAAATTTAACTACAGCTGCGATTACTTTAGCAAGCACGAGGGTTTCTTTGCCCATCATGTACTCGTAGAGGATGTTCCTCAAGTATTCGATCTCCGTTGAATCGTCCAAGCTCGGGGACGTTTCGCACCTTAATTTAACTAGCTTACGAAGTTCGCTCAGTTCGCGCCGCTGGGCTACTAAAGTATTTTGCATAAGATGCAGTGACTCCGCTGTAGGATTACTTGAGGTATTTTCACTCTGTAAATTAATGTTTCATTTAaaaactcatatatttttaagtacaataaaataataaattaatactcacATGACTTCTTTTACTttcttcattaaatttatttttttccttcttaTACTTCTCTTCCATCTCGTCAGCGTGAGCTTTcattttgtctattttttcCTGCAATTTATTCAGCTCCTCGCTGTGTTTACTCTTGGCATCGACCAGCAAATGCTGCTCGTTTTTCAGACTCTCAATTTCTTCTGACTTGGCAGTCAATTCAACTTGGAAATCTTTCAGCTGTTCCTTGTACTGCTGAATTAAATCactttcataatttttctGTCGGTCTGTAAAAAGtcaatcaattattaaaaacaaaaacaaaatacgtccctacaaaaaaaataaataaataccaaATTTCTGATCAAGTGCCGCTTGTAACTCCAGGTCTTTGTCATCAAGTCTGGCTTGAAATTCTTTTACCAGCTGCTTCATTCTCACTCTCTGCTCTTCTTCACCCATCGCCAACTGGTCTTTTAATTTATCCATCTCATCTTTCAAACCCGTATTAATATTCTCTATCTGCGTCTCATTAGTTTTGTAATTAGTCACCGTGATCTCGGCATCTCGTAACTTCATTTCCGTATCCTCCAGTTTCATCTCCAAGTccttgactattttttttaaatcatcagCAACACCGCTGTCATTTTTCTTCTTCAATTCTTCTGCTTCTTCCATTTTCtcctcatatttatttattttatcaacatacgactcatttaattttttcaattcctcTATTTGTACTTTAAATTCTCCTATTTCACTGGAatgtttttgtaataaaatttctaactcatcaattttattaactaaatttattttctcatcgtttgatttttttatttcttccttACGCTCCATTATTTCTTCATTACGTTTCTTAATTTCTTCATCCCGTtccttaatatttttatcacatcCTCTGATTTCTTCCTCAAGTCGACTTATTACTTCCCCAGATTTCTTCACTTCTTCTCCACTTCTCTTCAAATCCTCACTAATTTTTCCCACCGATTTCTTCAATCCCTGATTGTCCTCAGCCAACTTCTTGACCTCTTCCTCAACAAATTTCTTCTCTGCTTCAACTTCCCCGATCCTCACCACCAACTTCTCTTTATCCTGAACCATTTCTTCCAACTCGCGGATATTCTTCTTCAGTTCTTCGTTCCCACTCCTCAATCCCGAAATCTCCGTCTCCATTTCTTTGAGTCTCTCCCCACTGTCACCGCCGATCCTCTTTAATTTCTCATTCTCTTCAACTAAACTACTACTCTCCCGACTCAATTCTTCCAACTTCTCGTTCAAATCAGCGACCTGCGTCTTCAGCAAAATGTCTCCATCACTCAGAACTCTGTTTCTTTCACACAaatcattaatataattatttaatttatcaataacacAACAATTATCTCTTactttacattttaatttatcaataaaatcattCTTAGCATTAATAATTTCCATCATCATCTCCAACTTGTCGACTTTATCAAGACAATTTTTACATTCGTCTTCTTTAGCATCAACACCACGATTTCTACACTTCAACGCTTCAATAAAATCATTCTTAGCATAAATTATGTCCAGTAATTcctctaattttttattaaaaacacgACTATCTAAATaatcatcattaattttacatGCCGTTGTCTCTCCTTCCTTTTCTTTGAacttttcattcaaataaatcatttcttCCCTCAATTTTTCGATCTCTTCACTCTTGTCTTCTGCACTCCTCTGATATTTATCCAattcttcttttatttttccaacttCCTCGAGTTCTTTCTTCGCTTCTCTGGACAATTCCTTGCAATCAAACAAttcgaaatttatttcttctaTTTCCGCGtacaatttatcgttttcGCGCTTCAATTCATCGTATTTACTATCGAAATTATGCTtcgttttatttctttcttcaACTTCACGTTCGCTGCAGTCAGCAATCGCTTTTATAATCGACTGCGataaactggaaaaattaaagtctgcattttttttgtaatcactGACGAATTGTTGCTTCAAAttcttgtaatttaatttcaaactcTCAATACCGTCTTTAcaattgataatattattgAGGATTAATTTCTTCTCGTTGTTGGAATCTTCTAT
This sequence is a window from Microplitis mediator isolate UGA2020A chromosome 3, iyMicMedi2.1, whole genome shotgun sequence. Protein-coding genes within it:
- the LOC130664455 gene encoding gamma-aminobutyric acid receptor-associated protein codes for the protein MKFQYKEEHPFEKRKAEGEKIRRKYPDRVPVIVEKAPKAKISDLDKQKYLVPSDLTVGQFYFLIRKRIHLRPEDALFFFVNNIIPPTSATMGSLYQEHHEEDCFLYIAYSDENVYGNH
- the LOC130664453 gene encoding transmembrane protein 177, which translates into the protein MSSSSWFLSPNGRKFAKGAAVVVSCGLFSAQFFPHTILLEHYYKLVAMRRLDEPVPLTSHLQKLWNQVLDDLDVSPFHRTILRPFMVFGYEPWHAGSLRSRFGAMIGIPTNFVYDNVSSIDKDAIVVNNEPVEWFRPDAKQLLESLVLSDDAKKYAIGREIIMTDNKFIYTEAIAVTGIAAAYYASTFKANEILGLLKKPRSLRFFVYSVIGAFYWGLWAMQRDVLTRHFEYVSDKKLSELNENYVKGGLEFYSKTLQRNMALRSLLGDKGNKVYTLKGNESSFFREKHIPNTQRKYFFEDLCKKLESNVENL
- the LOC130664452 gene encoding golgin subfamily A member 4-like, with translation MFKKFKDKLTEEMKQSPARFQAGMQHLAQAVSPGISNLSLTGTGEQSSFNNSNDNFSLTDTDDLVTLTDDRAGKNNNSPPRDNFNFQNVDLTSLSSSSLLSNNTTGLSRSSSVNSVTSNDTQSGLFPIFESPSNIYQLQSDMDQSASEADDCITNHQYDELTKDDIYSAYRKSQKKYHKYRGRFTELVNHYREMERIKVKLETLLVDTQNKALRRIGNLKEQCLLEQQAKAHLEDALRNDMEEKDHIIDTLNTKIKLLQANGNKMDLLQLESETTDKDNDESNSTNESEVESLKQQHQQLFTENSSLKNKLDKFEALVAKYKETLKRSKDKIGELEQDRFTLERDFESAHNSNHEKIKSLEESLALKSNEVIDLQNQVSAIRQREEESAISLAENKLSIHRELEIKEEQIKQLTEKLKDPPAPVSKNTQEFSVQTNELPDNDKIVQELRAELNKTQQELADVQTELQNCNSVINDINAQNNSYQQTIEDSNNEKKLILNNIINCKDGIESLKLNYKNLKQQFVSDYKKNADFNFSSLSQSIIKAIADCSEREVEERNKTKHNFDSKYDELKRENDKLYAEIEEINFELFDCKELSREAKKELEEVGKIKEELDKYQRSAEDKSEEIEKLREEMIYLNEKFKEKEGETTACKINDDYLDSRVFNKKLEELLDIIYAKNDFIEALKCRNRGVDAKEDECKNCLDKVDKLEMMMEIINAKNDFIDKLKCKVRDNCCVIDKLNNYINDLCERNRVLSDGDILLKTQVADLNEKLEELSRESSSLVEENEKLKRIGGDSGERLKEMETEISGLRSGNEELKKNIRELEEMVQDKEKLVVRIGEVEAEKKFVEEEVKKLAEDNQGLKKSVGKISEDLKRSGEEVKKSGEVISRLEEEIRGCDKNIKERDEEIKKRNEEIMERKEEIKKSNDEKINLVNKIDELEILLQKHSSEIGEFKVQIEELKKLNESYVDKINKYEEKMEEAEELKKKNDSGVADDLKKIVKDLEMKLEDTEMKLRDAEITVTNYKTNETQIENINTGLKDEMDKLKDQLAMGEEEQRVRMKQLVKEFQARLDDKDLELQAALDQKFDRQKNYESDLIQQYKEQLKDFQVELTAKSEEIESLKNEQHLLVDAKSKHSEELNKLQEKIDKMKAHADEMEEKYKKEKNKFNEESKRSHSENTSSNPTAESLHLMQNTLVAQRRELSELRKLVKLRCETSPSLDDSTEIEYLRNILYEYMMGKETLVLAKVIAAVVKFDQEQTHKVLEKEKDKLTLLGSLGLTS